From the Leptolyngbya sp. O-77 genome, one window contains:
- a CDS encoding transposase, whose product MALPQTRRPVGETLCPLDSSPQRQHHHLVGARRRWSIEGFFKTIKHRFGLHRFAQQTLKGVYRWLMLCFLSFVLVHWVTAQLTPKRPLIGKSLQLLH is encoded by the coding sequence TTGGCTTTACCTCAAACGCGACGGCCAGTTGGAGAAACGCTTTGTCCTCTCGACTCGTCCCCTCAAAGGCAGCACCATCACTTGGTGGGGGCGCGTAGACGATGGAGCATTGAGGGATTTTTCAAAACCATCAAACATCGCTTTGGGTTGCATCGCTTTGCTCAGCAGACGCTCAAGGGCGTATATCGCTGGTTGATGTTGTGTTTCCTCAGCTTTGTGCTGGTTCATTGGGTTACCGCGCAACTCACGCCAAAGCGACCCCTGATTGGAAAGTCGCTGCAACTGCTGCATTAG
- a CDS encoding NACHT domain-containing protein, protein MLRQVAYFMQASSSGLNGNLISREDLENCLKLYFEKLTLEALNAPSIAKLLIDQLYRRDSAICHYGSDTYGFVHRTFLEYFCAVEIVHRFEKQYTLTFEQLRDEVFGQHWQDETWHEVLRLICGMISPKFVGQLVEFLMDISLGDEVEFNNLKNKDDDF, encoded by the coding sequence ATGCTTCGGCAAGTTGCCTATTTCATGCAAGCAAGTAGCAGCGGATTAAATGGAAATTTGATTTCAAGAGAGGACTTGGAGAATTGTTTAAAGCTCTACTTTGAAAAACTGACTTTGGAAGCACTAAATGCGCCAAGTATTGCAAAGCTCCTGATTGATCAGCTTTACAGACGAGATTCTGCAATTTGCCACTACGGTTCCGATACCTACGGTTTTGTACATCGTACTTTTTTAGAATATTTCTGTGCTGTCGAAATTGTTCATCGCTTTGAGAAACAATATACCCTCACTTTTGAACAACTGCGAGATGAGGTATTTGGGCAACACTGGCAAGATGAAACCTGGCATGAAGTTTTGAGATTGATTTGTGGAATGATTTCTCCTAAATTTGTAGGTCAATTAGTTGAATTTTTGATGGATATATCTTTAGGAGATGAAGTAGAATTCAATAATTTAAAGAATAAAGATGATGACTTTTGA
- a CDS encoding ShlB/FhaC/HecB family hemolysin secretion/activation protein, with the protein MQKIGQTIAAAGVWVLLGFRWGEMPGGAIALAQAVSPQLAPTQPERDSRSDPYRDRLPAPTLPAVPLSPEEQSPILSTPDGFPQPLPTDETVQIPIRRIEVRGSTVFTEPDFAPIVQPYEGRSLTLRELRDIADQLTQLYLDQGYLTSRAILGDQLVADGVVQYRIVEGSLERIEVEGTNRLHPDYVRSRILLGATTPLNQARLEDQLRLLRLNPLFETVEASLRAGSGLGQSILVVRVTEARPVSGFVSVDNYSPPGVGSERLGAELVVRNLTGWGDELSGTYYRSTTGGSSSFDFAYRLSLNPMDGTVQVRYAPSEYRITDPEFVDLDLSGSADEYELSFRQPLFKTPREEFALSLSLLHRDGSSFFSDNRFFEDFLLKSESTSLIAFGQDFVRRDASGAWALQSTLNVGVGLLDADVGGDRDSLFVYWLGRVQRVQILQPGNLLILQADVQVSGDRLPSSQQLAIGGGQSLRGYRQNALLGDSGFRVSIEDRITLGRNEAGESVFQVAPFVDAGAVWLNGEDDDSPFLIGAGVGLLWEALPRLNLRLDFAIPITEFDGAGENAQDRGFYFSVDYRF; encoded by the coding sequence ATGCAAAAGATTGGGCAGACCATTGCCGCTGCTGGCGTTTGGGTGCTGCTGGGGTTCCGATGGGGCGAGATGCCAGGCGGGGCGATCGCCCTGGCCCAAGCGGTTTCGCCTCAGCTTGCGCCGACCCAGCCAGAGCGCGATTCGCGAAGCGATCCCTACAGGGATCGCCTGCCTGCGCCGACCCTACCCGCCGTTCCCCTGTCGCCCGAAGAGCAGTCGCCCATTCTGTCCACGCCCGATGGATTTCCCCAACCGCTGCCGACGGATGAAACCGTGCAGATTCCCATCCGGCGGATTGAGGTGCGGGGCAGCACGGTGTTTACCGAACCAGACTTTGCGCCGATTGTGCAGCCCTACGAAGGGCGATCGCTCACGCTGCGGGAACTGCGCGACATTGCCGACCAGCTCACCCAGCTCTATCTTGACCAAGGCTACCTAACCTCGCGGGCCATTCTGGGCGACCAACTCGTGGCCGATGGTGTGGTGCAATACCGCATTGTAGAAGGCAGCCTGGAGCGCATCGAGGTGGAAGGAACCAATCGTCTCCATCCGGACTATGTGCGGAGCCGCATCTTGCTGGGCGCAACCACGCCGCTGAATCAGGCGCGACTAGAAGACCAACTGCGGCTGCTGCGGCTGAATCCGCTGTTTGAAACCGTGGAGGCCAGCCTGCGGGCGGGCAGCGGGCTGGGGCAGAGTATCCTGGTGGTGCGCGTGACGGAGGCGCGTCCCGTCAGCGGCTTTGTCAGTGTGGACAACTATTCGCCTCCCGGTGTCGGCTCCGAGCGGCTGGGCGCGGAGCTGGTGGTCCGCAACCTGACGGGCTGGGGCGACGAGCTTTCGGGAACGTACTATCGCAGCACTACGGGCGGGTCGAGCAGCTTCGACTTTGCCTATCGCCTGTCGCTCAACCCGATGGATGGCACCGTGCAGGTCCGCTACGCCCCCAGCGAATATCGCATTACTGACCCGGAATTTGTAGACCTTGACCTCAGCGGCAGCGCCGATGAATATGAACTCAGCTTTCGCCAGCCCTTGTTCAAAACGCCCCGCGAAGAATTTGCCCTGTCGCTGAGTCTGCTGCACCGGGATGGCAGCTCGTTTTTTAGTGACAATCGCTTTTTTGAGGATTTTTTGCTGAAGAGTGAATCTACCAGCCTGATTGCCTTTGGGCAGGATTTTGTGCGGCGGGATGCGTCGGGGGCCTGGGCGCTGCAATCGACGCTGAATGTGGGCGTGGGGCTGCTGGATGCAGATGTGGGGGGCGATCGCGACAGTTTGTTTGTCTACTGGCTGGGGCGAGTACAGCGGGTGCAGATTTTGCAGCCGGGAAACTTGCTGATTTTGCAGGCGGATGTGCAGGTGTCGGGCGATCGCCTCCCGTCTTCCCAGCAGTTGGCGATCGGCGGCGGGCAGTCGCTGCGGGGCTATCGGCAAAATGCGCTGCTGGGCGACAGCGGCTTTCGCGTCTCGATCGAAGACCGCATTACGCTGGGACGCAATGAGGCGGGCGAGTCGGTGTTTCAGGTTGCGCCGTTTGTGGATGCGGGAGCCGTCTGGCTAAATGGCGAAGACGACGACAGCCCGTTTCTCATCGGGGCGGGTGTGGGGCTGCTGTGGGAAGCACTGCCCCGGCTCAATCTACGACTCGACTTCGCCATTCCCATCACCGAGTTTGATGGCGCAGGCGAAAACGCCCAGGATCGCGGGTTCTACTTTTCCGTAGACTATCGGTTCTAA